In Georgenia soli, a genomic segment contains:
- a CDS encoding heme o synthase: MHSAQPAASHPVADVTPTGAGTTAGPLHPTAARRPRWRAYLALTKPRIIELLLVTTVPTMILAADGWPGTWLLLATLVGGSFAAGSANAFNMYLDRDIDRLMNRTKQRPLVTGELTDRQALVFATALGVLSIGWFAALVNAASAWLALAAILLYVVFYTILLKRRTSQNIVWGGVAGCMPVLIGWAAVTGTVGWAPVVLFLVIFFWTPPHYWPLSMKFKKDYARAGVPMLPVVADDVRVARQILAYAAAMIACTLALIPVAGMGLLYTAVAVAAGAWFLTACIKLYRRALNPERGKLAAMKVFHGSITYLSVVFLAVAVDPFLPL, translated from the coding sequence GTGCACAGTGCCCAGCCAGCCGCGAGCCACCCCGTGGCCGACGTCACCCCGACTGGGGCCGGGACGACGGCGGGCCCGCTGCACCCCACGGCAGCCCGCCGCCCGAGGTGGCGTGCCTACCTCGCGCTGACCAAGCCGCGCATCATCGAGCTGCTGCTCGTCACCACCGTGCCGACGATGATCCTCGCCGCCGACGGCTGGCCCGGGACCTGGCTGCTGCTCGCGACGCTCGTGGGCGGCTCGTTCGCCGCGGGCTCGGCGAACGCGTTCAACATGTACCTCGACCGGGACATCGACCGGCTGATGAACCGGACGAAGCAGCGGCCCCTGGTCACCGGCGAGCTCACCGACCGCCAGGCCCTCGTCTTCGCCACCGCCCTCGGCGTGCTCTCCATCGGCTGGTTCGCCGCGCTCGTCAACGCCGCCTCGGCGTGGCTCGCGCTGGCGGCGATCCTGCTCTACGTCGTCTTCTACACGATCCTGCTCAAGCGGCGGACGTCCCAGAACATCGTCTGGGGCGGGGTGGCCGGGTGCATGCCGGTGCTCATCGGCTGGGCCGCCGTGACGGGCACCGTGGGCTGGGCGCCGGTGGTCCTGTTCCTCGTCATCTTCTTCTGGACGCCGCCCCACTACTGGCCCCTGTCCATGAAGTTCAAGAAGGACTACGCCCGCGCCGGGGTGCCGATGCTGCCGGTGGTGGCCGACGACGTGCGCGTGGCCCGGCAGATCCTCGCCTACGCCGCCGCGATGATCGCCTGCACGCTCGCCCTCATCCCCGTGGCGGGGATGGGCCTGCTCTACACCGCGGTGGCGGTGGCCGCCGGGGCCTGGTTCCTCACGGCCTGCATCAAGCTCTACCGCCGGGCGCTGAACCCCGAGCGCGGCAAGCTCGCCGCGATGAAGGTGTTCCACGGCTCCATCACCTACCTGTCCGTGGTGTTCCTCGCCGTGGCGGTCGACCCCTTCCTGCCGCTCTGA